In Chelonia mydas isolate rCheMyd1 chromosome 19, rCheMyd1.pri.v2, whole genome shotgun sequence, the following are encoded in one genomic region:
- the MFSD2A gene encoding sodium-dependent lysophosphatidylcholine symporter 1 isoform X4: protein MGHFIAVSCLQKATNPLGDRRKAKRNCLCATNSAMLSAALPTRSLAVPWGFSCRSTCWMSHRIIFSTPFAVISYFLVWFVPDISSGQVMWYLLFYCTFQTLVTCFHVPYSALTMFISREQSERDSATAYRMTVEVLGTVLGTAIQGQIVGQVDTPCIQDSRLFSVTNSSVAVEEVNITRDAGSLTDTRNAYMIAAGVIGGIYILCAVVLFLGVREKRDASQLQSDEPISFFQGLKLVMKHGAYIKLITGFLFTSLAFMLLEGNFALFCTYTLGFRNEFQNILLAIMLSATLTIPLWQWFLMRFGKKTAVYVGISSAIPFLIMVVVLESNLIVTYVVAIAAGISVAAAFLLPWSMLPDVIDDFNLQHPDAHGHEAIFFSFYVFFTKFTSGVSLGISTLSLDFAGYKTRGCSQPEEVKFTLKMLVSAAPVGLILLGLLLFKLYPIDEDKRRENKKALQDLREEENSSDSDSMELASIV, encoded by the exons AAGGAAAGCAAAGAGAAACTGTCTGTGTGCAACAAACTCTGCTATGCTGTCGGCGGCGCTCCCTACCAGATCACTGGCTGTGCCCTGGGGTTTTTCCTGCAGATCTACCTGCTGGATGTCGCACAG GATCATCTTCTCCACTCCATTTGCTGTGATCTCCTACTTCCTGGTATGGTTTGTGCCAGACATCTCAAGTGGCCAAGTGATGTGGTATCTTCTCTTCTACTGCACGTTCCAGACCCTTGTGACG TGTTTCCACGTTCCCTATTCAGCGCTCACTATGTTCATCAGCAGGGAGCAGAGCGAACGGGATTCCGCTACCGCCTATC GTATGACGGTGGAGGTGCTGGGCACCGTGCTGGGCACGGCCATCCAGGGGCAGATCGTGGGCCAGGTGGACACGCCGTGCATTCAGGACTCCCGCCTCTTCAGCGTCACTAACTCTTCGGTGGCCGTGGAGGAGGTGAACATTACCCGTGACGCCGGCTCCCTCACAGATACG AGAAACGCCTACATGATCGCAGCGGGAGTCATTGGTGGGATCTACATACTCTGCGCCGTTGTCCTGTTTCTGGGCGTGCGGGAGAAGCGAG atGCCTCTCAGCTCCAGTCGGATGAGCCCATCTCTTTCTTCCAGGGGCTGAAGTTGGTGATGAAGCACGGTGCCTACATCAAGCTGATTACGGGCTTCCTCTTCACTTCGCTTGCCTTCATG ctgctggaagggAACTTTGCCTTGTTTTGTACCTACACCCTGGGATTCCGCAACGAATTCCAGAACATCCTGCTGGCCATCATG CTCTCTGCCACCTTGACTATCCCCCTCTGGCAATGGTTCCTCATGCGCTTTGGGAAGAAAACGGCTGTGTATGTTGGGATCTCG TCTGCCATCCCCTTCCTCATCATGGTGGTTGTTCTGGAGAGTAACTTGATCGTCACCTACGTTGTGGCCATTGCAGCTGGGATCAGTGTCGCTGCTGCCTTCCTCTTACCATG GTCCATGCTGCCGGATGTCATAGACGACTTCAACCTCCAGCACCCAGACGCCCATGGCCATGAGgctattttcttctccttttacGTCTTCTTCACCAAGTTCACCTCCGGGgtgtctctggggatctccacaCTCAGCTTAGA CTTTGCAGGATATAAGACCCGGGGCTGCTCCCAGCCCGAGGAGGTGAAATTCACGCTGAAGATGCTGGTGTCGGCAGCCCCGGTGGGGCTGATCCTGCTGGGCCTGCTCCTATTCAAGCTGTACCCCATCGACGAGGACAAGCGGAGGGAAAACAAGAAGGCCCTGCAGGATTTAAG GGAGGAGGAAAACAGCAGTGACTCAGACTCCATGGAACTCGCCAGCATCGTGtga
- the MFSD2A gene encoding sodium-dependent lysophosphatidylcholine symporter 1 isoform X2, whose protein sequence is MAKGKGAESASSTGLLQPGLLKQDELRHAKKESKEKLSVCNKLCYAVGGAPYQITGCALGFFLQIYLLDVAQLDPFYASIILFVGRAWDAITDPMVGFFISKTPWSRLGRLMPWIIFSTPFAVISYFLVWFVPDISSGQVMWYLLFYCTFQTLVTCFHVPYSALTMFISREQSERDSATAYRMTVEVLGTVLGTAIQGQIVGQVDTPCIQDSRLFSVTNSSVAVEEVNITRDAGSLTDTRNAYMIAAGVIGGIYILCAVVLFLGVREKRDASQLQSDEPISFFQGLKLVMKHGAYIKLITGFLFTSLAFMLLEGNFALFCTYTLGFRNEFQNILLAIMLSATLTIPLWQWFLMRFGKKTAVYVGISSAIPFLIMVVVLESNLIVTYVVAIAAGISVAAAFLLPWSMLPDVIDDFNLQHPDAHGHEAIFFSFYVFFTKFTSGVSLGISTLSLDFAGYKTRGCSQPEEVKFTLKMLVSAAPVGLILLGLLLFKLYPIDEDKRRENKKALQDLREEENSSDSDSMELASIV, encoded by the exons AAGGAAAGCAAAGAGAAACTGTCTGTGTGCAACAAACTCTGCTATGCTGTCGGCGGCGCTCCCTACCAGATCACTGGCTGTGCCCTGGGGTTTTTCCTGCAGATCTACCTGCTGGATGTCGCACAG CTGGACCCTTTCTATGCCTCCATCATCCTCTTTGTGGGTCGAGCATGGGATGCTATCACCGACCCCATGGTGGGTTTCTTCATCAGTAAAACCCCTTGGAGCCGCCTCGGACGCCTGATGCCCTG GATCATCTTCTCCACTCCATTTGCTGTGATCTCCTACTTCCTGGTATGGTTTGTGCCAGACATCTCAAGTGGCCAAGTGATGTGGTATCTTCTCTTCTACTGCACGTTCCAGACCCTTGTGACG TGTTTCCACGTTCCCTATTCAGCGCTCACTATGTTCATCAGCAGGGAGCAGAGCGAACGGGATTCCGCTACCGCCTATC GTATGACGGTGGAGGTGCTGGGCACCGTGCTGGGCACGGCCATCCAGGGGCAGATCGTGGGCCAGGTGGACACGCCGTGCATTCAGGACTCCCGCCTCTTCAGCGTCACTAACTCTTCGGTGGCCGTGGAGGAGGTGAACATTACCCGTGACGCCGGCTCCCTCACAGATACG AGAAACGCCTACATGATCGCAGCGGGAGTCATTGGTGGGATCTACATACTCTGCGCCGTTGTCCTGTTTCTGGGCGTGCGGGAGAAGCGAG atGCCTCTCAGCTCCAGTCGGATGAGCCCATCTCTTTCTTCCAGGGGCTGAAGTTGGTGATGAAGCACGGTGCCTACATCAAGCTGATTACGGGCTTCCTCTTCACTTCGCTTGCCTTCATG ctgctggaagggAACTTTGCCTTGTTTTGTACCTACACCCTGGGATTCCGCAACGAATTCCAGAACATCCTGCTGGCCATCATG CTCTCTGCCACCTTGACTATCCCCCTCTGGCAATGGTTCCTCATGCGCTTTGGGAAGAAAACGGCTGTGTATGTTGGGATCTCG TCTGCCATCCCCTTCCTCATCATGGTGGTTGTTCTGGAGAGTAACTTGATCGTCACCTACGTTGTGGCCATTGCAGCTGGGATCAGTGTCGCTGCTGCCTTCCTCTTACCATG GTCCATGCTGCCGGATGTCATAGACGACTTCAACCTCCAGCACCCAGACGCCCATGGCCATGAGgctattttcttctccttttacGTCTTCTTCACCAAGTTCACCTCCGGGgtgtctctggggatctccacaCTCAGCTTAGA CTTTGCAGGATATAAGACCCGGGGCTGCTCCCAGCCCGAGGAGGTGAAATTCACGCTGAAGATGCTGGTGTCGGCAGCCCCGGTGGGGCTGATCCTGCTGGGCCTGCTCCTATTCAAGCTGTACCCCATCGACGAGGACAAGCGGAGGGAAAACAAGAAGGCCCTGCAGGATTTAAG GGAGGAGGAAAACAGCAGTGACTCAGACTCCATGGAACTCGCCAGCATCGTGtga
- the MFSD2A gene encoding sodium-dependent lysophosphatidylcholine symporter 1 isoform X3: MKEETVPGPKESKEKLSVCNKLCYAVGGAPYQITGCALGFFLQIYLLDVAQLDPFYASIILFVGRAWDAITDPMVGFFISKTPWSRLGRLMPWIIFSTPFAVISYFLVWFVPDISSGQVMWYLLFYCTFQTLVTCFHVPYSALTMFISREQSERDSATAYRMTVEVLGTVLGTAIQGQIVGQVDTPCIQDSRLFSVTNSSVAVEEVNITRDAGSLTDTRNAYMIAAGVIGGIYILCAVVLFLGVREKRDASQLQSDEPISFFQGLKLVMKHGAYIKLITGFLFTSLAFMLLEGNFALFCTYTLGFRNEFQNILLAIMLSATLTIPLWQWFLMRFGKKTAVYVGISSAIPFLIMVVVLESNLIVTYVVAIAAGISVAAAFLLPWSMLPDVIDDFNLQHPDAHGHEAIFFSFYVFFTKFTSGVSLGISTLSLDFAGYKTRGCSQPEEVKFTLKMLVSAAPVGLILLGLLLFKLYPIDEDKRRENKKALQDLREEENSSDSDSMELASIV, translated from the exons AAGGAAAGCAAAGAGAAACTGTCTGTGTGCAACAAACTCTGCTATGCTGTCGGCGGCGCTCCCTACCAGATCACTGGCTGTGCCCTGGGGTTTTTCCTGCAGATCTACCTGCTGGATGTCGCACAG CTGGACCCTTTCTATGCCTCCATCATCCTCTTTGTGGGTCGAGCATGGGATGCTATCACCGACCCCATGGTGGGTTTCTTCATCAGTAAAACCCCTTGGAGCCGCCTCGGACGCCTGATGCCCTG GATCATCTTCTCCACTCCATTTGCTGTGATCTCCTACTTCCTGGTATGGTTTGTGCCAGACATCTCAAGTGGCCAAGTGATGTGGTATCTTCTCTTCTACTGCACGTTCCAGACCCTTGTGACG TGTTTCCACGTTCCCTATTCAGCGCTCACTATGTTCATCAGCAGGGAGCAGAGCGAACGGGATTCCGCTACCGCCTATC GTATGACGGTGGAGGTGCTGGGCACCGTGCTGGGCACGGCCATCCAGGGGCAGATCGTGGGCCAGGTGGACACGCCGTGCATTCAGGACTCCCGCCTCTTCAGCGTCACTAACTCTTCGGTGGCCGTGGAGGAGGTGAACATTACCCGTGACGCCGGCTCCCTCACAGATACG AGAAACGCCTACATGATCGCAGCGGGAGTCATTGGTGGGATCTACATACTCTGCGCCGTTGTCCTGTTTCTGGGCGTGCGGGAGAAGCGAG atGCCTCTCAGCTCCAGTCGGATGAGCCCATCTCTTTCTTCCAGGGGCTGAAGTTGGTGATGAAGCACGGTGCCTACATCAAGCTGATTACGGGCTTCCTCTTCACTTCGCTTGCCTTCATG ctgctggaagggAACTTTGCCTTGTTTTGTACCTACACCCTGGGATTCCGCAACGAATTCCAGAACATCCTGCTGGCCATCATG CTCTCTGCCACCTTGACTATCCCCCTCTGGCAATGGTTCCTCATGCGCTTTGGGAAGAAAACGGCTGTGTATGTTGGGATCTCG TCTGCCATCCCCTTCCTCATCATGGTGGTTGTTCTGGAGAGTAACTTGATCGTCACCTACGTTGTGGCCATTGCAGCTGGGATCAGTGTCGCTGCTGCCTTCCTCTTACCATG GTCCATGCTGCCGGATGTCATAGACGACTTCAACCTCCAGCACCCAGACGCCCATGGCCATGAGgctattttcttctccttttacGTCTTCTTCACCAAGTTCACCTCCGGGgtgtctctggggatctccacaCTCAGCTTAGA CTTTGCAGGATATAAGACCCGGGGCTGCTCCCAGCCCGAGGAGGTGAAATTCACGCTGAAGATGCTGGTGTCGGCAGCCCCGGTGGGGCTGATCCTGCTGGGCCTGCTCCTATTCAAGCTGTACCCCATCGACGAGGACAAGCGGAGGGAAAACAAGAAGGCCCTGCAGGATTTAAG GGAGGAGGAAAACAGCAGTGACTCAGACTCCATGGAACTCGCCAGCATCGTGtga
- the MFSD2A gene encoding sodium-dependent lysophosphatidylcholine symporter 1 isoform X5 has translation MPRRKAKRNCLCATNSAMLSAALPTRSLAVPWGFSCRSTCWMSHRIIFSTPFAVISYFLVWFVPDISSGQVMWYLLFYCTFQTLVTCFHVPYSALTMFISREQSERDSATAYRMTVEVLGTVLGTAIQGQIVGQVDTPCIQDSRLFSVTNSSVAVEEVNITRDAGSLTDTRNAYMIAAGVIGGIYILCAVVLFLGVREKRDASQLQSDEPISFFQGLKLVMKHGAYIKLITGFLFTSLAFMLLEGNFALFCTYTLGFRNEFQNILLAIMLSATLTIPLWQWFLMRFGKKTAVYVGISSAIPFLIMVVVLESNLIVTYVVAIAAGISVAAAFLLPWSMLPDVIDDFNLQHPDAHGHEAIFFSFYVFFTKFTSGVSLGISTLSLDFAGYKTRGCSQPEEVKFTLKMLVSAAPVGLILLGLLLFKLYPIDEDKRRENKKALQDLREEENSSDSDSMELASIV, from the exons AAGGAAAGCAAAGAGAAACTGTCTGTGTGCAACAAACTCTGCTATGCTGTCGGCGGCGCTCCCTACCAGATCACTGGCTGTGCCCTGGGGTTTTTCCTGCAGATCTACCTGCTGGATGTCGCACAG GATCATCTTCTCCACTCCATTTGCTGTGATCTCCTACTTCCTGGTATGGTTTGTGCCAGACATCTCAAGTGGCCAAGTGATGTGGTATCTTCTCTTCTACTGCACGTTCCAGACCCTTGTGACG TGTTTCCACGTTCCCTATTCAGCGCTCACTATGTTCATCAGCAGGGAGCAGAGCGAACGGGATTCCGCTACCGCCTATC GTATGACGGTGGAGGTGCTGGGCACCGTGCTGGGCACGGCCATCCAGGGGCAGATCGTGGGCCAGGTGGACACGCCGTGCATTCAGGACTCCCGCCTCTTCAGCGTCACTAACTCTTCGGTGGCCGTGGAGGAGGTGAACATTACCCGTGACGCCGGCTCCCTCACAGATACG AGAAACGCCTACATGATCGCAGCGGGAGTCATTGGTGGGATCTACATACTCTGCGCCGTTGTCCTGTTTCTGGGCGTGCGGGAGAAGCGAG atGCCTCTCAGCTCCAGTCGGATGAGCCCATCTCTTTCTTCCAGGGGCTGAAGTTGGTGATGAAGCACGGTGCCTACATCAAGCTGATTACGGGCTTCCTCTTCACTTCGCTTGCCTTCATG ctgctggaagggAACTTTGCCTTGTTTTGTACCTACACCCTGGGATTCCGCAACGAATTCCAGAACATCCTGCTGGCCATCATG CTCTCTGCCACCTTGACTATCCCCCTCTGGCAATGGTTCCTCATGCGCTTTGGGAAGAAAACGGCTGTGTATGTTGGGATCTCG TCTGCCATCCCCTTCCTCATCATGGTGGTTGTTCTGGAGAGTAACTTGATCGTCACCTACGTTGTGGCCATTGCAGCTGGGATCAGTGTCGCTGCTGCCTTCCTCTTACCATG GTCCATGCTGCCGGATGTCATAGACGACTTCAACCTCCAGCACCCAGACGCCCATGGCCATGAGgctattttcttctccttttacGTCTTCTTCACCAAGTTCACCTCCGGGgtgtctctggggatctccacaCTCAGCTTAGA CTTTGCAGGATATAAGACCCGGGGCTGCTCCCAGCCCGAGGAGGTGAAATTCACGCTGAAGATGCTGGTGTCGGCAGCCCCGGTGGGGCTGATCCTGCTGGGCCTGCTCCTATTCAAGCTGTACCCCATCGACGAGGACAAGCGGAGGGAAAACAAGAAGGCCCTGCAGGATTTAAG GGAGGAGGAAAACAGCAGTGACTCAGACTCCATGGAACTCGCCAGCATCGTGtga
- the MFSD2A gene encoding sodium-dependent lysophosphatidylcholine symporter 1 isoform X6 → MIIFSTPFAVISYFLVWFVPDISSGQVMWYLLFYCTFQTLVTCFHVPYSALTMFISREQSERDSATAYRMTVEVLGTVLGTAIQGQIVGQVDTPCIQDSRLFSVTNSSVAVEEVNITRDAGSLTDTRNAYMIAAGVIGGIYILCAVVLFLGVREKRDASQLQSDEPISFFQGLKLVMKHGAYIKLITGFLFTSLAFMLLEGNFALFCTYTLGFRNEFQNILLAIMLSATLTIPLWQWFLMRFGKKTAVYVGISSAIPFLIMVVVLESNLIVTYVVAIAAGISVAAAFLLPWSMLPDVIDDFNLQHPDAHGHEAIFFSFYVFFTKFTSGVSLGISTLSLDFAGYKTRGCSQPEEVKFTLKMLVSAAPVGLILLGLLLFKLYPIDEDKRRENKKALQDLREEENSSDSDSMELASIV, encoded by the exons AT GATCATCTTCTCCACTCCATTTGCTGTGATCTCCTACTTCCTGGTATGGTTTGTGCCAGACATCTCAAGTGGCCAAGTGATGTGGTATCTTCTCTTCTACTGCACGTTCCAGACCCTTGTGACG TGTTTCCACGTTCCCTATTCAGCGCTCACTATGTTCATCAGCAGGGAGCAGAGCGAACGGGATTCCGCTACCGCCTATC GTATGACGGTGGAGGTGCTGGGCACCGTGCTGGGCACGGCCATCCAGGGGCAGATCGTGGGCCAGGTGGACACGCCGTGCATTCAGGACTCCCGCCTCTTCAGCGTCACTAACTCTTCGGTGGCCGTGGAGGAGGTGAACATTACCCGTGACGCCGGCTCCCTCACAGATACG AGAAACGCCTACATGATCGCAGCGGGAGTCATTGGTGGGATCTACATACTCTGCGCCGTTGTCCTGTTTCTGGGCGTGCGGGAGAAGCGAG atGCCTCTCAGCTCCAGTCGGATGAGCCCATCTCTTTCTTCCAGGGGCTGAAGTTGGTGATGAAGCACGGTGCCTACATCAAGCTGATTACGGGCTTCCTCTTCACTTCGCTTGCCTTCATG ctgctggaagggAACTTTGCCTTGTTTTGTACCTACACCCTGGGATTCCGCAACGAATTCCAGAACATCCTGCTGGCCATCATG CTCTCTGCCACCTTGACTATCCCCCTCTGGCAATGGTTCCTCATGCGCTTTGGGAAGAAAACGGCTGTGTATGTTGGGATCTCG TCTGCCATCCCCTTCCTCATCATGGTGGTTGTTCTGGAGAGTAACTTGATCGTCACCTACGTTGTGGCCATTGCAGCTGGGATCAGTGTCGCTGCTGCCTTCCTCTTACCATG GTCCATGCTGCCGGATGTCATAGACGACTTCAACCTCCAGCACCCAGACGCCCATGGCCATGAGgctattttcttctccttttacGTCTTCTTCACCAAGTTCACCTCCGGGgtgtctctggggatctccacaCTCAGCTTAGA CTTTGCAGGATATAAGACCCGGGGCTGCTCCCAGCCCGAGGAGGTGAAATTCACGCTGAAGATGCTGGTGTCGGCAGCCCCGGTGGGGCTGATCCTGCTGGGCCTGCTCCTATTCAAGCTGTACCCCATCGACGAGGACAAGCGGAGGGAAAACAAGAAGGCCCTGCAGGATTTAAG GGAGGAGGAAAACAGCAGTGACTCAGACTCCATGGAACTCGCCAGCATCGTGtga